A genomic segment from Nicotiana tabacum cultivar K326 chromosome 7, ASM71507v2, whole genome shotgun sequence encodes:
- the LOC142162351 gene encoding uncharacterized protein LOC142162351, which yields MYSIENFLDMEAQVLEQQREKRNIASSREYYCYKIQIRDDETDEILHIGRIFQQYVIDVFIKLETQRLGFFSFNPDLFRIEVLQGILDILKQGERDASRIGKQTFLPVTFTGGPRDMRRRYMDAIALVQHFGTLDLFLTMTCNPLWPEIKEHLLSTDEAQNKPNLISRVFRAKLEELKNDILKRNIFEKVVAFMYTVEFQKRGLPHVHFLIILANEYKLLTPESYDRVVCAELPDLDKEPYLYSLVVHHILDCPCGHLNPANSCMKNGYCKFNYPKDFADRTSKGKNSYPIYKRRYTGEAIKIREQFLDNLWVVPYNPFLLGKFNCHMNIEICSDIKVVKYLYEYICKGHDKISFSVHDNDKDKEIDEIKEY from the coding sequence ATGTATTCAATTGAAAATTTTCTTGATATGGAAGCTCAGGTACTAGAACaacaaagggaaaaaagaaatatTGCCTCTTCTCGTGAATATTATtgttataaaattcaaataagagATGATGAGACTGATGAAATCTTACATATTGGAAGGATATTCCAACAATATGTCATAGATGTATTCATAAAACTTGAAACACAACGACTAGGCTTCTTCTCTTTCAATCCAGACTTGTTTAGAATTGAAGTTTTGCAGGGTATTCTTGATATCTTAAAACAAGGTGAAAGAGATGCTTCTAGAATCGGAAAACAAACTTTCCTTCCTGTTACATTTACAGGGGGACCAAGAGATATGCGCCGGCGATATATGGATGCTATTGCTTTGGTACAACATTTTGGAACACTTGACTTGTTTCTAACGATGACATGCAACCCATTATGGCCAGAAATAAAAGAACATTTGTTATCTACTGATGAGGCACAAAATAAACCTAACTTAATTAGTCGCGTATTTAGAGCAAAACTGGAAGAGCtaaaaaatgatatattaaaaagaaatataTTTGAAAAGGTTGTTGCTTTTATGTACACTGTAGAATTCCAGAAACGTGGTCTTCCACATGTACATTTTCTTATTATTCTTGCTAATGAATACAAATTGTTGACACCTGAATCTTACGACAGAGTCGTTTGTGCTGAATTACCTGATCTTGATAAAGAGCCTTACTTATACTCACTTGTTGTACATCATATTTTGGACTGTCCTTGTGGTCATTTGAATCCTGCAAATTCATGCATGAAAAATGGATATTGTAAATTCAATTACCCTAAAGATTTTGCTGATCGAACATCAAAAGGAAAAAACTCTTATCCAATTTACAAAAGACGATATACAGGTGAAGCAATAAAAATTAGAGAACAATTCCTCGATAATTTATGGGTGGTACCATATAATCCTTTTTTACTTGGCAAGTTTAACTGTCATATGAATATCGAGATATGCTCAGATATTAAAGTTGTCAAGTATCTTTACGAGTACATATGTAAAGGGCACGACAAAATTTCTTTTTCTGTACATGACAATGATAAAGACAAAGAGATTGATGAAATAAAAGAATATTAG
- the LOC142162349 gene encoding uncharacterized protein LOC142162349, translated as MIVDRIFSNKSGAFFIDGPGGTGKTFLYRSLLVTIRSKGFVALATSTSGVAAFILPGGRTAHSCFKIPIDIDENIDCNNSKQSSLACLIRDAKLIIWDEASMAEGKTIEAFDLLLKDLMDTKMLFGGKVVIFGEKLQLSENMRARTDHSFCEYLMRIGNGKERLDAQQKVQIPNSLIIHFTTQEESLNKLFKVTYPNKDSLFDDSSSIASRVILTTKNDFVHEINDMLISTFPKDARTYAAIDETVEPNNQSQFEDYLHTLNHADFVGIYLREPVFSHGQLYVVLSRAKSSEGVKLLIRPQTSDTKDDHSMYNIVYDEVIQKAFN; from the exons ATGATTGTTGATAGAATATTTTCCAACAAATCGGGAGCTTTTTTTATTGACGGGCCAGGAGGAACTGGTAAAACTTTCTTATATCGAAGTTTGTTGGTTACGATAAGATCTAAGGGATTTGTAGCACTAGCAACTTCAACTTCTGGTGTTGCAGCTTTTATTCTTCCTGGAGGACGAACAGCTCATTCGTGCTTTAAGATCcctattgatattgatgaaaatattGATTGCAATAACAGTAAGCAAAGTTCACTTGCATGTTTAATTCGGGACGCAAAATTAATTATATGGGATGAGGCATCAATGGCTGAAGGGAAAACGATTGAAGCTTTTGATTTACTTCTGAAGGATCTAATGGATACTAAGATGCTCTTTGGTGGAAAAGTAGTTATTTTTGGAG AAAAACTACAACTGTCAGAGAATATGCGTGCAAGAACAGATCACAGCTTTTGTGAATACTTGATGAGAATTGGAAATGGAAAAGAAAGACTTGACGCCCAACAAAAAGTTCAAATTCCTAACTCTTTGATCATTCATTTTACAACTCAAGAAGAATCCTTGAATAAGTTATTTAAGGTAACATATCCCAATAAAGATTCCTTATTTGACGATTCTTCATCCATAGCTTCTCGTGTGATCTTGACAACAAAAAATGATTTTGTTCATGAAATAAATGATATGCTCATATCTACATTCCCAAAAGATGCTAGAACATATGCTGCAATTGATGAAACTGTTGAACCGAATAACCAAAGTCAATTCGAAGATTATCTGCATACTTTAAATCATGCTG ATTTTGTTGGAATTTATTTACGTGAACCAGTTTTTTCCCATGGTCAACTTTATGTTGTTTTATCAAGAGCTAAAAGTTCAGAAGGTGTGAAACTATTAATTCGACCGCAGACATCAGACACCAAGGATGATCACTCAATGTATAACATAGTTTATGATGAAGTTATTCAAAAAGCGTTCAATTAA